Proteins encoded in a region of the Perca fluviatilis chromosome 6, GENO_Pfluv_1.0, whole genome shotgun sequence genome:
- the snx18a gene encoding sorting nexin-18a, with protein MALKARALYDFNSENPGEVSVRENEVLTLYSEQDIDGWFEGTNSKGERGLFPASYVEILRNDVASTLNNNSCSSTSGDTYPDSRYANIPSGGFDGSYKPQNKAENFSKPSAPSFATFSAPTQPQQQHTYQQASQGSDDDWDDDWDDSSTVADEPGSVGGRYHDFEGNGPSTYRVSTASMSRGNAQQAKSSATVSRNLNRFSTFVKSGGEAFVLGEASGFVKDGDKICVVLGQYGPEWQENPYPFACTIDDPTKQTKFKGMKSYISYKLTPTHTQNQVNRRYKHFDWLYARLVEKFPVISVPHIPEKQATGRFEEDFISKRRKGLIWWMNHMTSHPVLARCDVFQHFLTCNSTDEKAWKQGKRKAEKDEMVGANFFLTISPPAAPLDFQEVESKIDGFKTFTKRMDDSAFQLNATVNEFARKQITGFKKEYQKVGLSFRVLSQAFEMDQQAYSTGLNQAISFTGEAYEAIGEYFAEQPRKDLDPIMDLLALYQGHLANYPDIIHVQKGALTKVKESQKHVEEGKMDRAQAEGIDERCNIISCATLAEIQHFHQIRVRDFKAQMQHYLQQQIAFFQKITGKLEETLQKYDNA; from the exons ATGGCGCTCAAAGCCAGGGCGCTGTATGACTTCAACTCTGAAAACCCCGGGGAGGTGTCTGTGAGGGAGAACGAAGTCCTAACTTTGTACAGCGAACAGGACATTGATGGCTGGTTTGAAGGGACGAATAGCAAAGGGGAGAGGGGACTGTTCCCCGCTTCCTACGTGGAGATCCTGAGGAACGACGTCGCCTCCACGctcaacaacaacagctgcagcaGCACATCTGGGGACACTTACCCGGACTCCCGATACGCCAACATCCCATCCGGAGGTTTTGACGGCTCTTATAAACCTCAGAATAAAGCTGAGAACTTTTCTAAACCGTCTGCGCCTAGTTTCGCCACTTTCTCAGCCCCAACacaaccacagcagcagcacacttACCAGCAGGCCAGCCAAGGGAGCGATGATGACTGGGATGATGACTGGGATGACAGCTCTACTGTTGCAGATGAGCCAGGGAGTGTAGGAGGAAGGTATCATGACTTTGAAGGCAATGGGCCATCCACTTACAGAGTGTCAACAGCCTCAATGTCAAGAGGCAATGCACAGCAAGCAAAGAGCTCTGCCACGGTCAGTAGAAACCTGAACAGGTTTTCAACCTTTGTGAAGTCAGGAGGAGAGGCGTTTGTGCTCGGAGAGGCTTCAGGCTTTGTGAAGGACGGGGATAAGATCTGTGTGGTGTTGGGTCAGTATGGTCCTGAGTGGCAGGAGAACCCGTACCCATTCGCTTGTACAATTGACGACCCCACTAAACAGACCAAGTTCAAGGGCATGAAAAGCTACATCTCCTATAAGCtgacacccacccacacacagaacCAGGTGAACAGGAGGTATAAGCACTTTGACTGGCTGTATGCTCGGCTGGTGGAGAAATTCCCCGTCATCTCAGTGCCACACATCCCGGAGAAGCAGGCCACAGGGCGCTTCGAAGAAGACTTCATCTCCAAGAGGAGGAAAGGCCTCATATGGTGGATGAACCACATGACCAGTCACCCTGTCCTGGCCAGGTGTGATGTCTTCCAGCACTTCCTCACCTGCAACAGTACAGACGAGAAGGCCTGGAAGCAGGGTAAGAGAAAGGCGGAGAAGGACGAGATGGTTGGAGCCAACTTTTTCCTCACTATCAGCCCCCCTGCGGCTCCGCTCGACTTCCAGGAGGTGGAGAGCAAAATTGACGGATTCAAGACTTTCACAAAAAGGATGGACGACAGCGCCTTCCAGCTCAATGCCACAGTCAATGAGTTTGCCCGCAAGCAGATCACTGGCTTTAAGAAGGAGTATCAGAAAGTGGGGCTGTCATTTAGGGTCCTCAGCCAAGCCTTTGAAATGGACCAGCAGGCGTACTCTACTGGACTCAACCAGGCTATCTCCTTCACTGGGGAGGCGTATGAAGCCATTGGAGAGTATTTTGCTGAGCAGCCCCGAAAGGATCTCGACCCGATCATGGATTTGTTAGCTCTATACCAAGGACACCTGGCAAACTACCCAGACATCATCCATGTCCAGAAAG GAGCCCTGACAAAGGTGAAAGAGAGCCAGAAACATGTAGAGGAGGGCAAGATGGACCGGGCGCAGGCGGAAGGCATCGACGAGCGCTGCAACATTATCTCCTGCGCCACGCTGGCTGAGATCCAGCACTTCCACCAGATCCGTGTGCGTGACTTCAAGGCACAGATGCAGCACTACCTACAGCAGCAAATTGCCTTCTTCCAAAAAATCACAGGCAAGCTAGAGGAGACTCTGCAGAAGTATGACAACGCGTAA